A window of Nicotiana tabacum cultivar K326 chromosome 24, ASM71507v2, whole genome shotgun sequence contains these coding sequences:
- the LOC107763273 gene encoding late blight resistance protein R1-A-like — protein MFLDKDLSKLRHDFFKFRPSNIDDVSRDRLEFFLWELNFLEGFLSLQSFTFVDVPQKMKEIWKKSITVQQATLQIIFSGSDREWSADPNFDPFTSNVPTGIWKSKLEFQSKYSFAQVSSILLPANKDDIPTPKFLMEFLDGVIENLNVLLQIDDPCSLLYVPEPKEQLKEVLKELNLLRFFVCFVSNKCTEPAQSGHTFFTHVLIVSSHAAMVAWLYLPIHGKENQDVAPGEMNALFSNLLQMNIRPIQPGIRKIYTDVLCALKSIIQPGWHPNIQNKHVTESEFVEAPAHNLMKLPTVSNPSGTVSSNDQMAILQDMLSLMRANLIHLPILGREFHCQDMDTVIVDAGLLIYSIYDSEGEKEGMTMEDVNQALGLDLPGNIQPVKAMIYLIIRKAFQSNLPRIHGLGYVDFFLNNLKEFQSRHSDSLAFVMNQLQIIQKELESLQPFLKTVSQDQHNKLKIFQDCATQLISKAYEVEYVVDACISKEVPHWCLERWLLDIIEEITCIKAEVEEIQEKKMSSSVLDDTNTATDHKSSQLVKTPMANQQIVGLEDMRNELRDKLTKGCRELDVISIIGMPGLGKTTLAQNLYSDGSVVEHFDILAQCCVSQVYKRIDLLLAILNDAIGGSPSVSTEADVAEKLQKTLKAKRYLILVDDVWEASAWDDLRPCFYDAKNGSRILLTTRHLAVANYATSVSKPIHLRILSKDESWELLKSKVIGEERCSLPLEKVGRQVATKCGGLPLSIVLVAGILARIEKTEESWKQVATTLSSHIHGDSKAIVEQSYQDLPCHLKPCFLYFGAFLEDRVINVSKLTRLWTSEGFLKSCEGKRLEDIAEGYLENLMGRNLVMDAKRSSDGKVEACRLHDVLLEFCKEKAAEENLLLWIIRDHNANPSSCIYSHKQHAQRRLAFCEVDNLEEWSPSCTHVGSILFRSNTDFFARISVPKPAFAISRILQNFKFLKVLDLEQNVVIDSFPTELVYLRYIYAETKQKSIPSSISNLWNLETLILRSWGQMLLPVTLRKMSKLRHLHISHFFIINNAEKLLEDSSKFYDLDTISQPYFSCVEDVELMLRKAPNIRELECKFKGVCSSLFPVLDCSAQLVTLHIIGEVLELQHRYPVCISASNLKILKLSVFRLGHEHLSNIGQLQNLQVLELLAIEFDDEKWEVSDDEFPGLNVLKLMFCRSLEEWTVSDDAFPNLERLFLRGLENLKEIPSCFEDISSLKSIEVKECNESVVKSARDIREKIVEEYQIADFKLFIK, from the exons ATGTTTTTAGACAAAGATTTGTCTAAACTGAGACATGACTTTTTTAAATTTCGACCCTCTAACATCGATGATGTTTCAAGGGATCGATTGGAGTTCTTTCTATGGGAGTTAAATTTCCTGGAGGGTTTTCTCAGTCTGCAGAGCTTCACCTTCGTAGATGTCCCGcagaaaatgaaagaaatttgGAAGAAATCCATAACAGTACAGCAGGCTACTCTCCAAATTATCTTTTCTGGTTCTGACAGGGAGTGGTCCGCTGATCCAAATTTTGATCCCTTTACCTCCAACGTGCCAACAGGAATTTGGAAGAGTAAGCTCGAATTCCAATCAAAATACTCCTTCGCCCAAGTATCATCAATACTACTTCCAGCCAACAAGGATGATATTCCTACCCCCAAATTTCTAATGGAATTCCTCGATGGTGTTATAGAGAATCTCAATGTTCTACTGCAGATTGATGATCCTTGTTCGCTACTTTATGTTCCGGAACCAAAGGAACAATTAAAAGAGGTtttgaaggagttgaatttgcTGAGGTTTTTCGTTTGCTTTGTTTCAAACAAATGCACAGAGCCAGCTCAAAGCGGACATACTTTCTTCACTCACGTTTTAATTGTGTCCAGCCACGCAGCAATGGTTGCATGGTTGTATTTGCCCATCCATGGCAAGGAAAATCAAGACGTGGCTCCTGGTGAAATGAATGCTTTGTTTTCTAATCTCCTGCAAATGAATATTAGGCCCATTCAGCCAGGTATTCGCAAAATTTATACAGATGTCCTGTGCGCTTTGAAGTCGATTATACAACCAGGATGGCATCCCAATATTCAAAATAAGCATGTAACTGAAAGTGAATTTGTGGAGGCTCCCGCACACAATTTGATGAAGCTACCCACTGTTAGTAATCCTAGTGGGACAGTTTCTTCAAATGATCAAATGGCAATCCTTCAGGATATGCTCAGCCTTATGAGAGCCAATCTCATCCATCTGCCAATACTAGGTCGTGAGTTTCATTGTCAAGATATGGACACTGTTATTGTTGATGCCGGACTTCTTATTTACTCTATATATGACAGTGAGGGGGAGAAAGAAGGCATGACGATGGAGGATGTTAACCAAGCACTTGGTCTTGATCTTCCGGGAAACATTCAGCCTGTCAAAGCCATGATATACCTCATCATTCGAAAGGCGTTTCAATCTAACTTGCCGAGGATTCATGGACTAGGCTATGTTGATTTCTTTTTAAACAACTTGAAGGAGTTCCAGAGCCGCCATTCAGATTCCCTCGCTTTTGTCATGAACCAACTTCAAataattcagaaggaacttgaGAGCTTGCAACCTTTTCTAAAGACTGTTTCACAAGACCAACACAATAAGCTCAAGATATTTCAAGATTGTGCTACGCAGTTGATTAGCAAAGCGTATGAGGTGGAATATGTGGTTGATGCTTGTATAAGCAAAGAAGTTCCTCACTGGTGTCTTGAGCGTTGGCTCCTCGATATCATAGAGGAGATTACTTGTATCAAAGCAGAGGTAGAAGAGattcaagaaaagaaaatgtcTAGTTCAGTACTAGATGATACAAATACTGCCACTGATCATAAGTCATCACAATTGGTTAAGACTCCAATGGCAAATCAACAAATTGTTGGTCTTGAGGACATGAGGAACGAATTGAGAGACAAACTAACAAAAGGATGCCGAGAACTAGATGTTATCTCTATTATCGGTATGCCTGGCCTAGGTAAGACAACTTTGGCCCAAAACCTCTATTCTGATGGTTCAGTTGTTGAACACTTTGATATTCTTGCACAATGCTGTGTATCTCAAGTGTATAAACGTATCGATTTGCTTTTGGCCATTCTGAACGATGCCATTGGTGGGAGCCCTAGCGTCTCTACTGAAGCTGATGTAGCAGAAAAGCTTCAGAAAACTTTGAAGGCAAAAAGATATCTTATCCTTGTTGATGATGTGTGGGAAGCTAGTGCatgggatgatttaaggccttgCTTCTATGATGCCAAAAATGGAAGCAGAATCCTTCTAACAACGCGGCATCTTGCAGTTGCCAATTATGCTACATCTGTTAGTAAACCCATTCATCTTCGTATATTGAGCAAAGATGAAAGCTGGGAGTTACTAAAATCTAAAGTAATTGGTGAAGAAAGGTGCTCCCTTCCCCTTGAAAAAGTTGGGCGACAAGTAGCAACGAAGTGTGGAGGGCTGCCTCTTTCAATTGTTTTGGTGGCTGGTATTCTGGCAAGGATCGAGAAGACAGAAGAGAGTTGGAAACAAGTGGCTACAACTTTAAGTTCCCACATTCACGGCGATTCAAAGGCCATTGTGGAACAAAGTTATCAGGATTTACCATGTCATCTTAAGCCTTGCTTCCTTTATTTTGGAGCATTTTTAGAGGATAGAGTGATTAATGTTTCCAAGTTAACAAGATTATGGACCTCGGAAGGATTTCTAAAAAGTTGTGAAGGCAAGAGATTGGAAGATATAGCCGAAGGTTACTTGGAGAATCTTATGGGAAGAAATCTCGTTATGGATGCTAAGAGGAGTTCAGATGGTAAGGTTGAAGCATGTCGCCTTCATGATGTATTGCTCGAGTTTTGCAAGGAAAAAGCAGCGGAGGAGAATCTTCTGCTATGGATAATACG GGATCACAATGCCAATCCTTCTTCCTGCATTTACTCTCATAAGCAGCATGCGCAACGTCGATTGGCCTTTTGTGAAGTGGATAATCTTGAAGAATGGAGCCCTTCTTGCACACATGTTGGCTCAATACTTTTCAGGAGTAATACAGATTTCTTTGCCCGTATTTCCGTACCTAAACCCGCTTTCGCTATTTCACGCATTTTGCAGAATTTCAAGTTTCTAAAAGTGTTGGATTTGGAGCAGAACGTTGTTATTGATTCTTTTCCAACTGAGCTAGTTTACTTGAGATATATTTATGCAGAAACTAAGCAGAAGTCAATCCCATCGTCCATATCAAATCTTTGGAACCTTGAGACTTTGATATTAAGATCTTGGGGACAAATGTTGTTACCGGTTACTCTTAGGAAGATGAGTAAATTGAGACATCTGCATATTAGTCACTTCTTCATTATAAATAATGCGGAAAAGTTACTTGAGGACTCCtcaaaattttatgatttggacaCTATTTCTCAGCCATATTTTTCTTGTGTCGAGGATGTTGAATTGATGTTGAGAAAAGCACCTAATATTCGGGAGCTGGAATGCAAATTCAAGGGTGTTTGCAGCTCTCTGTTCCCTGTATTGGATTGTTCAGCACAGCTTGTGACGCTACACATTATTGGTGAAGTCTTAGAGCTCCAACATCGGTATCCTGTATGCATCTCCGCATCAAATCTCAAAATATTGAAACTGTCCGTCTTTAGACTGGGCCACGAGCACTTATCAAACATTGGTCAGCTTCAGAACCTTCAGGTGCTAGAACTGCTAGCCATTGAATTTGACgatgaaaaatgggaagtgagCGATGATGAGTTCCCTGGACTCAATGTCTTGAAACTAATGTTTTGTCGCAGTCTTGAAGAATGGACCGTCTCCGATGACGCATTTCCTAACCTTGAACGGTTGTTTCTGCGTGGACTCGAGAATCTGAAGGAGATCCCTTCTTGTTTCGAAGACATCTCTTCTTTAAAGTCCATTGAGGTAAAGGAGTGCAATGAATCTGTTGTAAAGTCAGCAAGGGATATCCGAGAAAAAATAGTTGAAGAATATCAAATTGCTGATTTCAAGCTCTTCATCAAGTAA